One window from the genome of Jeotgalibaca sp. MA1X17-3 encodes:
- the smc gene encoding chromosome segregation protein SMC — protein sequence MHFEKVELQNQIKDFEKQEKQLSEDKNKWIQQLREVYIEKLQLQSTNKNTLLHLNKERERIDERTNLIKTRALSLKEKTVECTLEIETKTTQIEEYEKNIKELEIKTKNNKEQLEDLQKQQNLLEQKIRTITRDLQQAEARKESQQELEDRYANYYQGVKEILKRRETIKGVRGPIGELLQVSEELSVAMDTALGSAIQHIVVSDPSSASNCISILKNHRLGRATFLPLSVIKGKSMPASILKDLEMVSGFIGMANTLVTYEEPYEKIASHLLGTTIISRDLQSGISISKMVQNRYRIVSLEGDVIHAGGSMTGGATKKQQNSSVFSRKNTIQKLANEIDKQSKVYKELKSEFDSKERVIHQFENQIDQGQTKWKEYLFQLEKMNDSKDRELEKLNLLKEEKVSSEYEEKILIKNLSEVEKQIAAEKELKNTISNEIIKIKTDMETSTMSEEERINRLYTIQKELQNAQQKLAVLLEREKQIRIDIQNSKNIIETEQRAVDSIQNELEENKKEESSQIQTRNEITQSFNIQNQKKREINQSLKTMRNDKKELERSVESNRKQLQELTYSLKNTWTEIAKLESRSGRYEVAIDHHLNRLSEEYGLSFELARKEYRLSLTTEEASATVHRLKDEIQHLGIVNLASIEEFERISKRYEFLTEQQNDLITAKEILLNTMNEMDQEVSTRFEKKFYEIKNQFEITFPKLFGGGKATIQLTDPTNILETGIEITAQPPGKRLQQLSLLSGGEKAFTAIALLFSIIEVSSVPFCILDEVEAALDEANVTRFGKYVSSFEGKTQFIIITHRKGTMQEADVLYGVTMQDSGVSRLASVRFDDKENV from the coding sequence ATTCACTTTGAAAAAGTAGAATTACAAAATCAAATAAAAGATTTTGAAAAACAAGAAAAACAGCTATCAGAAGATAAGAATAAATGGATTCAACAATTACGAGAAGTTTACATAGAAAAACTTCAACTTCAATCTACAAATAAAAATACTCTTTTACATTTGAATAAAGAACGAGAACGGATTGATGAAAGAACGAATTTGATCAAAACAAGAGCTCTCTCATTAAAAGAAAAAACAGTAGAATGCACTTTGGAGATTGAAACAAAAACAACTCAAATAGAAGAATATGAAAAGAATATCAAAGAGTTGGAAATAAAGACCAAAAATAATAAAGAGCAACTAGAGGACCTACAAAAGCAACAAAACCTTTTGGAACAAAAAATACGAACCATAACAAGAGATTTGCAACAAGCAGAGGCTCGTAAAGAAAGCCAGCAAGAATTGGAAGATCGTTATGCGAACTACTATCAAGGTGTTAAAGAAATTCTTAAAAGAAGAGAAACGATAAAAGGTGTTCGTGGACCAATTGGAGAATTACTTCAAGTGTCAGAGGAACTTTCAGTAGCGATGGATACTGCGTTAGGTAGCGCGATTCAACATATTGTCGTATCGGATCCGTCTTCCGCATCAAACTGTATTTCAATACTGAAGAACCATCGTTTAGGAAGAGCTACCTTTCTCCCTTTATCAGTTATTAAAGGGAAGTCCATGCCTGCTTCTATTTTAAAAGATTTAGAAATGGTATCCGGTTTTATTGGAATGGCTAATACCCTTGTAACATATGAGGAACCTTATGAAAAGATTGCTTCTCATTTATTAGGAACAACTATCATTTCTCGTGATTTACAAAGTGGTATTTCAATCAGTAAAATGGTTCAAAATCGTTATCGGATCGTATCTCTAGAAGGAGATGTGATTCACGCGGGTGGATCGATGACTGGAGGAGCTACGAAAAAACAACAAAATAGTTCTGTATTCAGTAGGAAAAACACAATACAAAAATTAGCAAATGAGATTGACAAACAAAGCAAAGTTTATAAGGAACTTAAAAGTGAATTTGATTCCAAAGAACGTGTGATCCATCAATTTGAAAACCAAATTGATCAAGGGCAGACCAAGTGGAAGGAATACCTTTTTCAACTTGAAAAAATGAACGATTCAAAAGATAGAGAACTAGAAAAACTGAATCTGTTAAAAGAAGAAAAAGTTTCTTCTGAATATGAAGAAAAAATACTGATTAAAAATTTATCTGAAGTAGAGAAACAAATTGCAGCAGAAAAAGAGTTAAAAAACACTATTTCCAATGAAATTATAAAAATAAAAACGGATATGGAAACCTCTACAATGAGCGAAGAAGAACGTATCAATCGCTTATATACCATACAAAAAGAACTTCAGAATGCGCAACAAAAGCTTGCGGTTTTACTTGAGCGAGAAAAACAAATACGTATAGACATTCAAAACTCTAAAAATATAATTGAAACAGAGCAACGAGCTGTTGATAGCATTCAAAATGAGTTAGAAGAAAATAAGAAGGAAGAATCCTCTCAAATCCAGACAAGGAATGAAATCACTCAATCATTCAATATTCAAAATCAGAAAAAAAGAGAAATCAATCAGTCGTTAAAAACGATGCGAAATGATAAAAAAGAGCTAGAACGATCCGTTGAGTCTAATAGAAAGCAACTGCAAGAACTCACATATTCATTAAAAAACACTTGGACGGAGATAGCTAAGCTAGAAAGTAGATCCGGGCGTTATGAAGTAGCTATTGATCATCATTTAAATCGTTTGAGTGAAGAGTATGGATTAAGTTTTGAATTAGCGCGAAAGGAATACCGTTTGTCCTTAACGACAGAAGAAGCATCAGCTACTGTTCATCGTTTAAAAGATGAAATACAACATTTAGGGATTGTTAATTTAGCATCCATTGAAGAATTCGAACGAATTTCGAAAAGGTACGAATTTCTTACGGAACAACAAAATGATTTAATAACGGCAAAGGAAATTCTTTTAAATACCATGAATGAAATGGATCAAGAAGTTTCCACTCGCTTTGAAAAAAAGTTTTATGAAATAAAAAATCAATTTGAAATTACTTTTCCAAAACTATTTGGAGGAGGAAAAGCAACGATTCAGCTAACAGATCCTACAAATATACTGGAAACAGGTATTGAAATTACAGCACAACCACCTGGAAAAAGACTACAACAATTAAGTTTACTTTCTGGTGGAGAGAAGGCTTTTACAGCTATTGCGCTCCTATTTTCTATAATTGAAGTATCGTCTGTACCTTTTTGTATTTTAGATGAAGTAGAAGCAGCGCTTGATGAAGCAAATGTAACTCGCTTTGGTAAATATGTATCCTCATTTGAAGGGAAAACTCAATTTATTATTATTACCCATCGGAAAGGAACCATGCAAGAAGCAGATGTTTTATACGGAGTTACCATGCAAGATTCTGGAGTATCAAGATTAGCATCTGTGCGATTTGATGACAAAGAAAATGTATAA
- a CDS encoding chromosome segregation SMC family protein, whose protein sequence is MHLEKIEMTGFKSFADKTVIEFDQGVTAVVGPNGSGKSNLSEAVRWVLGEQSAKNLRGKKMDDIVFAGSESRKPVNIAEVTLLFNNEDQTLPIDFSQVSITRRMNRNGESNCFINKKPCRLKDITDLLMDSGIGKDSFSMISQGKVEQIFQNKPEERRSIFEDAAGIAKYKSRKISAERKLERTEEHLNRVEDILHEITSQLTPLEVQRNTALQYQNKKKELSDIEIALIAVEIETVSEQWQLSKKELIQYQERTKKLETDQSEAQNYLSILKHKEAKINDDIDLLQEEHVQVIQKLEQLEGQKNILEQKADFSTKSKKQQKEIIQDKVKLIEEQELNATTLSSKSKEFTLKK, encoded by the coding sequence TTGCATCTCGAGAAAATTGAAATGACAGGATTTAAATCATTTGCAGATAAAACTGTAATTGAGTTTGACCAAGGTGTTACTGCGGTAGTGGGCCCAAATGGTAGTGGAAAAAGCAATTTATCTGAAGCAGTTCGTTGGGTCTTGGGAGAACAATCTGCAAAAAACCTTCGTGGTAAGAAAATGGATGATATTGTGTTTGCTGGTTCAGAATCACGGAAACCAGTTAATATTGCGGAAGTAACATTACTGTTCAATAATGAAGATCAAACGTTACCGATCGATTTTTCACAAGTGAGTATTACTCGCCGAATGAATCGAAATGGAGAAAGTAATTGTTTTATCAATAAAAAACCATGTCGTTTAAAAGATATTACGGATTTGTTAATGGATTCAGGAATAGGTAAAGATTCTTTTTCTATGATTTCTCAAGGGAAAGTAGAACAAATCTTCCAGAATAAGCCTGAAGAAAGAAGAAGTATTTTTGAGGATGCTGCTGGAATTGCGAAATACAAGAGTAGAAAAATTAGTGCGGAGCGTAAACTCGAACGTACAGAAGAACATCTAAATCGAGTAGAAGATATTTTGCATGAAATTACTAGTCAGCTAACGCCTTTAGAAGTACAGCGTAATACGGCACTTCAGTATCAAAATAAGAAAAAAGAGTTAAGCGATATTGAAATTGCACTCATTGCAGTGGAGATTGAAACTGTAAGTGAACAATGGCAATTAAGTAAAAAAGAATTGATTCAATATCAAGAACGTACAAAAAAATTAGAAACAGATCAAAGTGAAGCACAAAATTATTTAAGTATCTTAAAACATAAAGAAGCAAAGATAAATGATGATATCGATCTATTACAGGAAGAACATGTTCAAGTAATACAGAAATTGGAACAATTGGAAGGTCAAAAGAATATTTTAGAACAAAAAGCTGACTTTTCGACTAAAAGTAAAAAGCAACAAAAGGAAATTATCCAAGATAAAGTAAAATTAATCGAAGAACAAGAATTAAATGCAACAACATTATCAAGTAAAAGTAAAGAATTCACTTTGAAAAAGTAG
- the rnc gene encoding ribonuclease III, whose translation MKELEKMVKEKYGITFQNKELLWEAFTHSSYVNEHRQKNWKNNERLEFLGDAVLEIVVSDYLFHYYHEWQEGRLTRLRAQIVCEPSLAEFAKKCEFDQYIRLGKGEENMNGRNRPALLCDLFEAFIGAVYLDQGIEEARRFIMKIVMPKIKEDAFSHAMDYKTLLQEELQKNGDIAIRYITLTEEGPSHAKHFEVEVRADNQVMGTGVGSSKKAAEQSAAKMALQKRVK comes from the coding sequence ATGAAAGAATTAGAAAAGATGGTAAAAGAAAAATATGGGATTACCTTCCAGAATAAAGAATTACTATGGGAAGCATTTACCCATTCATCTTATGTGAATGAGCATCGTCAAAAAAATTGGAAGAACAATGAAAGATTGGAATTTTTAGGGGATGCTGTTTTAGAAATTGTTGTTTCAGATTATTTGTTTCACTATTATCACGAATGGCAAGAAGGACGTTTAACTCGTTTGAGAGCACAAATCGTTTGTGAACCTAGTCTGGCAGAATTTGCTAAGAAGTGTGAGTTTGACCAATATATTCGTCTTGGAAAAGGTGAAGAAAATATGAACGGTCGAAATCGTCCTGCTTTACTCTGTGATCTTTTTGAAGCATTTATAGGAGCAGTGTACTTGGATCAAGGGATTGAAGAGGCAAGACGGTTTATAATGAAAATTGTCATGCCGAAGATTAAAGAGGATGCTTTTTCACATGCGATGGATTATAAGACATTACTGCAAGAGGAACTTCAAAAGAATGGTGATATTGCTATTCGTTACATTACTTTGACAGAAGAGGGGCCTTCACATGCAAAACACTTTGAAGTGGAAGTACGAGCCGATAATCAAGTAATGGGAACTGGTGTAGGTAGTAGTAAGAAAGCAGCGGAACAAAGCGCTGCAAAAATGGCTTTACAAAAAAGAGTTAAATAA
- a CDS encoding oligopeptide ABC transporter substrate-binding protein, whose amino-acid sequence MLKKKLGLVSFAALTLTLAACQNDNDATTESGGTDTGVSESTSGDNGSEAGIPTFDTVMGNDEDSIEGGVLNYALVASSPFQGVFSPEFYEDAYDSELMGFTHEAMFSVDENFMLSQDGMATFEFDQEAATINITLKDDLKWSDGEPITTEDVLFSYEVIGSADYTGVRYGADFTNIVGMEDYHTGNSDTISGIKVIDDQNISIEYMEVNPSILQSGGGIWSYPMPKHQLENVAIADMAASDEVRKNPVGAGPFRVKSITPGESVEYEANEYYWKGAPKLDGVVADVVSPETVVSEVENGRYDVASMPTDLYDTYKDLDNLTLLGREQLAYTYLGFKLGNWEPAVKDDAGNIVTPARNVLNPDAKMADVNLRKAMAYAIDNNEIAVEFYQGLRENAKAMIPPVFADFVNEDIEGFYLDLEKAEQILDDAGYEDVDGDGFREDTEGNPLEIKFASMSGGATAEPIAQYYMQQWNEIGLNVTLSTGRLIEFQSFYDMLEADNEEIDIYQGAWGTGSDPNPTGLYGETAAYNYLRYVNDENTELLDKINSAESFDPEFKFQAFRDWQEHMFENVPVIPTLWRSEVFAVNNRVKNYDITYGTTDGWEAVELTSDSPY is encoded by the coding sequence ATGTTAAAGAAAAAATTAGGTTTGGTTTCTTTTGCAGCTCTTACATTAACACTAGCTGCATGTCAGAATGACAACGATGCAACAACAGAGAGTGGAGGAACGGATACAGGTGTATCTGAATCTACTTCAGGAGATAATGGATCAGAAGCAGGAATCCCAACATTTGATACAGTTATGGGTAATGATGAAGATTCTATTGAAGGTGGCGTCTTAAATTATGCTCTTGTAGCAAGTTCACCATTCCAAGGGGTTTTTAGTCCTGAGTTTTATGAAGATGCTTATGACTCTGAATTGATGGGCTTTACACACGAAGCAATGTTCTCCGTTGATGAAAACTTCATGCTTTCTCAAGATGGAATGGCTACTTTTGAATTTGATCAAGAAGCTGCAACCATCAATATTACATTAAAAGATGATTTAAAATGGTCTGACGGCGAGCCTATCACAACCGAAGACGTATTATTCTCTTATGAAGTAATTGGTTCTGCAGATTATACTGGAGTTCGTTACGGTGCAGACTTTACAAATATTGTTGGTATGGAAGATTATCATACTGGAAATTCTGATACAATTTCTGGAATTAAAGTAATCGATGACCAAAACATTAGTATTGAATATATGGAAGTAAATCCTTCTATTCTACAATCTGGTGGAGGAATTTGGAGTTATCCAATGCCGAAACACCAATTGGAAAATGTTGCTATTGCTGATATGGCTGCTTCTGATGAAGTACGTAAAAATCCAGTTGGCGCAGGACCTTTCCGTGTTAAATCAATTACACCAGGTGAGTCTGTTGAATATGAAGCAAATGAGTATTACTGGAAAGGCGCTCCTAAACTAGATGGCGTAGTAGCTGACGTAGTATCACCAGAAACAGTGGTTTCTGAAGTAGAGAACGGTCGTTATGATGTTGCTTCCATGCCTACAGATTTGTATGATACATACAAAGATTTAGACAACCTAACTCTTCTTGGTCGTGAACAATTAGCATATACGTACCTTGGATTTAAACTTGGTAACTGGGAACCTGCTGTAAAAGATGATGCTGGGAATATAGTTACACCTGCACGTAACGTTTTAAACCCTGATGCAAAAATGGCTGACGTAAATCTACGTAAAGCTATGGCTTACGCAATCGATAATAATGAAATTGCTGTTGAGTTCTATCAAGGGCTACGTGAAAATGCAAAAGCGATGATTCCACCAGTATTTGCTGACTTTGTTAATGAAGATATCGAAGGTTTCTACCTTGATTTAGAAAAAGCAGAGCAAATCTTGGATGACGCTGGTTATGAAGACGTTGATGGTGATGGATTCCGTGAAGATACAGAAGGAAATCCACTTGAAATCAAATTTGCTTCTATGTCAGGTGGAGCGACTGCTGAACCAATCGCTCAATACTACATGCAGCAATGGAACGAAATTGGTCTAAACGTAACCTTATCTACTGGTCGTTTAATCGAATTCCAATCATTCTATGACATGCTTGAAGCTGATAATGAGGAAATTGATATCTATCAAGGAGCTTGGGGAACTGGTAGTGATCCAAACCCAACAGGTCTTTACGGTGAAACAGCGGCTTACAACTATCTTCGTTATGTAAATGATGAGAATACAGAACTATTGGATAAAATTAACTCTGCAGAATCATTTGACCCAGAGTTCAAGTTCCAAGCATTTAGAGATTGGCAAGAGCACATGTTTGAGAATGTTCCTGTAATTCCAACTCTATGGCGTAGTGAAGTATTCGCAGTTAATAACCGCGTGAAAAATTATGACATTACTTACGGAACTACTGATGGATGGGAAGCTGTAGAATTAACTTCAGACTCACCATACTAA
- a CDS encoding ABC transporter permease, whose translation MDHTDSSLDILSETDDEAAAVVGFQVIAREFKKDKLAMFSLTLLITMLVVIFVGSYLFFDQAEVMRVHIFNRYEAPGVEYFLGADEGGRDVLGQLFIGGRNSIIIGFSVTILTGIIGIGLGIISGYYGGIIDNIIMRIVDFIMVLPINMIIIVFVSIVSTYNRFTFVLIMSAFSWVGKARIFRSRSLSESARDYVNASKTLGTSDFKIMFREVMPNLSSLIIVNSTLNFAGNIGIETGLSFLGFGLPPSTPSLGTLIGYATSPDVIENKTWVWLPASLLILVLMLSINYVGQALQRAADSKQRLG comes from the coding sequence ATGGACCATACTGACTCAAGTCTGGATATACTATCAGAAACAGATGATGAAGCAGCGGCTGTTGTTGGCTTCCAAGTAATTGCTAGAGAGTTTAAAAAAGATAAATTAGCTATGTTTTCCTTGACGTTATTGATTACTATGCTTGTAGTAATTTTTGTTGGTTCCTATTTATTTTTTGATCAAGCAGAAGTTATGAGAGTTCATATCTTCAATCGTTATGAAGCACCTGGAGTAGAATATTTCCTTGGTGCTGATGAGGGTGGACGTGATGTTCTGGGTCAATTGTTTATTGGAGGACGCAACTCCATTATTATTGGATTCAGCGTTACGATTCTTACCGGTATCATTGGTATTGGTTTAGGGATCATTTCTGGATATTATGGTGGAATCATTGATAACATCATTATGAGAATTGTTGACTTCATCATGGTCCTACCAATTAATATGATAATAATTGTTTTTGTATCAATTGTTTCGACATATAATCGTTTCACTTTTGTACTCATTATGAGTGCCTTTAGTTGGGTAGGGAAAGCCCGGATTTTCCGGAGTCGTTCCTTATCTGAAAGTGCTAGGGATTATGTCAATGCGTCTAAGACGTTAGGAACAAGTGATTTTAAAATTATGTTTCGCGAAGTGATGCCAAACTTAAGTTCGTTGATTATTGTTAACTCAACTTTGAACTTTGCTGGAAATATTGGAATAGAAACTGGATTAAGTTTCTTAGGATTCGGTCTACCTCCATCCACACCAAGTTTAGGTACTCTCATTGGGTATGCGACATCCCCAGATGTCATAGAAAATAAAACATGGGTTTGGCTGCCAGCATCACTATTGATTTTGGTATTGATGTTGAGCATAAACTATGTCGGCCAAGCGTTGCAGCGTGCGGCAGACTCAAAACAAAGATTAGGGTAA
- the opp4B gene encoding oligopeptide ABC transporter permease has translation MWKTILRRVLLMIPQIIILSLFVFLMAKAMPGDPFTGLITPDTDPAVIEALKEAAGLNNPWYVQYWDWVTNALQGDFGKSYTYKIQVSEIIGQRVGNTIWLSIVSLIFTYLIAIPLGMYAGRYNGSWGDKAISFYNYFSFAIPTFVFALLLIWIFGFTLDWFPTRGTVQSGLESGTFAYVWDRFYHLILPALSYALLATTSTIQYLRTGVIDAKQEDYVKTARSKGVPEKRVYSKHIFRNSILPIASFVGYDITGLIGGSIFIERIFSFPGMGRLFIDSLGARDYSVITALILLFGLTALFGTLLSDIIMSIVDPRIRIE, from the coding sequence ATGTGGAAAACAATTCTTAGACGAGTTTTACTAATGATTCCTCAAATAATCATTCTTAGTCTTTTCGTATTCTTGATGGCAAAGGCGATGCCTGGAGATCCATTTACAGGTCTCATAACACCAGATACAGATCCTGCTGTTATAGAAGCGTTAAAAGAAGCTGCTGGATTAAATAATCCATGGTACGTTCAATATTGGGATTGGGTAACCAATGCCTTACAAGGTGATTTTGGGAAGAGTTATACATACAAAATCCAAGTTTCTGAGATCATTGGTCAACGAGTTGGTAATACAATCTGGTTGTCCATTGTATCGCTTATCTTTACTTATCTAATTGCAATCCCACTTGGTATGTATGCAGGACGTTACAATGGTTCATGGGGAGATAAAGCAATCAGTTTCTATAATTACTTTAGTTTCGCTATTCCAACTTTCGTTTTTGCATTACTATTGATTTGGATTTTTGGTTTTACATTAGATTGGTTCCCAACAAGAGGAACCGTTCAAAGTGGACTTGAATCAGGTACTTTTGCCTATGTTTGGGATCGATTCTACCACTTGATTTTACCAGCTCTTTCTTATGCCTTGTTAGCGACTACTAGTACGATTCAATATTTACGAACTGGAGTTATCGATGCAAAACAAGAAGATTATGTTAAAACGGCACGATCAAAAGGAGTTCCTGAAAAACGAGTATACTCCAAACATATTTTCCGTAATTCCATTTTACCTATTGCTTCCTTTGTAGGATATGACATTACCGGACTTATCGGTGGATCAATCTTTATTGAACGGATATTCTCTTTCCCAGGTATGGGAAGACTGTTTATTGATTCACTAGGAGCCCGTGACTATAGTGTTATTACTGCATTAATCTTACTCTTCGGACTGACCGCACTTTTCGGTACATTGCTTTCTGATATTATCATGAGCATTGTCGATCCGCGAATCCGTATTGAGTAA
- a CDS encoding ATP-binding cassette domain-containing protein: MSFMQIKDLKIHYPIRSGFWNRVTDHVYAVDGVNLEIEEGKTYGLVGESGSGKSTVGKAVVGLERITSGKVFYEGEDVTNKARKRTSNYNRNVQMIFQDSMSSLNPRKRVIDIISEPLDNFERFSPDETKRRVMELLDIVGMPEDALYKYAHEFSGGQRQRIGVARAVATNPKLIIADEPVSALDLSVQAQVLNFMKRIQEEYNVSYLFISHDLGVVKHMCDDLAIMYRGRFVEYGNKKDIYNDPQHIYTKRLLSAIPTIDPINRKAHKLERIAVEEEYQLNQEKYYDKNGRVHDLTPLSNTHLVASRPDLLKGGN, from the coding sequence ATGAGTTTTATGCAAATTAAAGATTTAAAAATACACTATCCAATCAGAAGTGGTTTCTGGAACCGGGTAACGGACCATGTTTATGCGGTTGATGGGGTAAATTTAGAGATTGAAGAAGGAAAAACGTACGGTCTTGTAGGAGAGTCTGGATCAGGAAAATCAACAGTTGGTAAAGCAGTTGTTGGCCTAGAAAGAATTACTTCAGGGAAAGTTTTTTATGAAGGAGAAGACGTTACAAATAAAGCACGTAAACGTACTTCAAATTATAACCGAAACGTACAAATGATTTTCCAAGATTCCATGTCTAGCTTAAACCCACGTAAACGAGTGATTGATATTATATCAGAGCCTTTGGATAACTTTGAGAGATTTTCTCCTGATGAAACAAAGCGTCGTGTAATGGAATTATTAGATATTGTTGGGATGCCAGAAGATGCACTTTATAAATATGCGCATGAATTCTCAGGAGGTCAAAGACAACGGATTGGTGTTGCTCGTGCTGTAGCAACGAATCCCAAGTTAATTATTGCCGACGAACCTGTCTCAGCATTGGATTTATCTGTTCAAGCACAAGTACTGAACTTTATGAAACGAATTCAAGAAGAGTATAATGTTTCCTATCTATTTATCTCACATGATTTAGGTGTGGTTAAACATATGTGTGATGATTTGGCAATTATGTATCGCGGCCGGTTTGTAGAATATGGTAATAAAAAAGATATTTATAACGATCCGCAACACATCTATACGAAACGTTTGCTTTCTGCTATTCCTACGATTGATCCAATCAATAGAAAAGCTCATAAGCTAGAACGTATCGCTGTAGAAGAAGAATATCAATTGAATCAAGAGAAATATTACGATAAAAATGGTCGGGTTCATGATTTAACCCCTTTGTCTAATACACATTTAGTAGCATCGAGACCAGATCTATTAAAAGGGGGTAATTAA
- a CDS encoding ABC transporter ATP-binding protein codes for MSTGKPLLEINHLHTGFRIKDHYYDAVDDVSLTLEKNEILAIVGESGCGKSTLATTIVGLHNKANTRITGEVVYQDLNLIDLNETLYNRIRGNDIGMIFQDPLSALNPLMTVEAQIEEALIYHTKMTREERSARVFELLDQVGIPKPERVAKQYPHELSGGMRQRIVIAIALSCKPPIIIADEPTTALDVTIQAQILDLLNDLQDETEAGIILITHDLGVVAETADRVAVMYAGQIVEMASAEELFTNPKHPYTRSLLHSIPQSEDLDGDFEELHVIKGTVPSLKNLPRVGCRFAARIPWTAAEAHEENPTLHEVSPDHFVRCTCYKHFHFEGEDE; via the coding sequence ATGTCAACGGGGAAACCACTACTAGAAATTAACCATCTTCACACTGGTTTTCGTATTAAAGACCACTACTATGACGCGGTGGATGATGTTTCCTTAACATTAGAAAAAAATGAGATATTAGCAATTGTTGGAGAATCCGGTTGTGGGAAAAGTACTTTAGCAACTACGATTGTAGGATTACACAATAAAGCAAATACGAGAATTACTGGTGAAGTAGTTTATCAAGATTTAAACTTAATCGATTTGAATGAAACTTTATATAATCGAATTCGTGGAAATGATATTGGGATGATTTTCCAAGATCCACTATCTGCATTAAATCCACTTATGACTGTAGAAGCTCAAATAGAAGAAGCACTCATTTATCACACAAAAATGACCCGTGAAGAAAGAAGTGCACGTGTATTTGAACTATTGGATCAAGTGGGAATTCCTAAACCTGAACGAGTAGCGAAACAATACCCTCATGAGTTATCTGGTGGTATGAGACAAAGAATTGTTATTGCCATTGCATTATCTTGTAAGCCGCCAATTATTATAGCTGATGAACCAACAACGGCACTAGATGTTACGATACAAGCACAAATTCTTGATTTATTGAATGATTTGCAAGATGAAACAGAAGCAGGAATCATCTTAATAACACATGACTTGGGAGTTGTTGCTGAAACAGCAGATCGAGTTGCAGTAATGTACGCGGGTCAAATTGTTGAGATGGCTTCTGCTGAGGAATTGTTTACTAACCCTAAACATCCTTACACAAGATCTTTACTTCATTCTATTCCTCAATCAGAGGATTTAGATGGTGATTTTGAAGAATTACATGTAATTAAAGGAACCGTTCCTTCATTAAAGAATTTACCTAGAGTAGGATGTCGTTTTGCTGCACGAATTCCTTGGACAGCAGCAGAAGCTCATGAAGAAAATCCAACTTTACACGAAGTGTCACCCGATCATTTTGTAAGGTGTACTTGCTACAAACACTTCCACTTTGAAGGGGAGGACGAATAA